The Eurosta solidaginis isolate ZX-2024a chromosome 4, ASM4086904v1, whole genome shotgun sequence genome includes a window with the following:
- the GCS2alpha gene encoding neutral alpha-glucosidase AB isoform X2 — protein MRLAAFLLIFCIFKYANSVDHTNFKTCEQSSFCRRCRKVTPDQSKFALVPGSLNTYSDSVTADLIHKDNKHLFTLKLEALESDIFRLLIDEKTPLKPRYKVEHALKSAPKPGSIKVLEGDAELTIISGPNKAIIIADPFRIDFYQNDVLTVSANAKGLMNFEYLRPKPQQPAAEGAPENAENASANEVQNTNDEINDPGAWEENFKSHQDSKPYGPEAIALDFSFPQAEVLFGIPEHADTFALKSTSGTDPYRLYNVDVFEYILDSKMALYGSVPVLYGHGAQRTAGVFWHNAAETWVDIYTAESNVVSSIVNFVSGSRKSDPLAAHFMSESGVIDAFILLGPTPLDAFKQYTSLTGTAPLPQMFALGYHQCRWNYNDERDVEEVSAKFDEYDIPMDTMWLDIEYTDGKKYFTWDQFKFPNPLGMIKNLTDLGRHLVIIIDPHIKRDSSYFFHNDCTEQGLYVKHSDGRDYEGWCWPGSASYPDFFNPAAREYYANQYALWNFKTVTADVMFWNDMNEPSVFNGPEVTMLKDLVHYGNWEHRDVHNLYGHMQLMGTFDGVLQRDFNQRPFILTRAHFAGSQRYALIWTGDNMADWGHLQHSIKMCLSEAVAGFSFCGADIGGFFGNPDAELFERWYQTGAFLPFYRGHAHIDTKRREPWLYPEKTRLVVRDALRKRYSYLPLWYTMFYEHRLTGEPIMRPLLAHYPKDKETFTIDDEFLLQNRLLVRPVIHQGATKVNVYFPAIDDKKNGDLWYDVDTFKKYANVGYESIAVDSYKIPVFQRGGTIIPKKERIRRAATLMKKDPYTLVVCLNRTGKADGTLYVDDEKTHNYRNGEFNYIHYKFENNLLDVDFIGKPQFKTVAWIERVVIAGLERVPKSATLIVDGISKELEILPFSEAVAVRKPGITVQQVFNIRLNF, from the exons ACGCTGCCGCAAAGTGACACCAGATCAGTCTAAATTTGCTTTGGTACCGGGTTCACTCAATACATATTCCGATTCTGTAACGGCTGATCTAATACATAAGgataataaacatttatttacattaaaATTAGAAGCTTTGGAG AGCGACATATTTCGCTTGCTGATCGATGAAAAAACACCACTGAAGCCACGATATAAAGTGGAACATGCGCTGAAATCTGCACCTAAACCGGGAAG CATTAAAGTACTCGAAGGTGATGCCGAATTAACCATTATCTCTGGCCCTAACAAAGCTATAATTATCGCTGATCCATTCCGTATTGATTTTTATCAAAATGATGTACTTACCGTGTCTGCAAATGCTAAGGGCCTTATGAACTTTGAATATTTGCGTCCAAAGCCTCAACAACCAGCAGCTGAAGGTGCGCCAGagaatgcagaaaatgcatcaGCTAATGAAGTACAAAATACTAATGATGAAATCAATGATCCCGGCGCTTGGGAAGAGAATTTCAAATCGCATCAAGACTCAAAACCATATGGACCTGAAGCAATTGCGCTCGATTTCTCATTCCCACAAGCTGAAGTACTTTTTGGCATACCCGAACATGCAGACACATTCGCGTTAAAATCCACTTCAGGCACTGATCCTTATCGCTTGTATAATGTCGATGTTTTTGAATATATACTCGATAGTAAGATGGCATTATATGGTTCCGTGCCAGTGCTATACGGTCATGG CGCCCAACGCACTGCTGGCGTTTTCTGGCATAATGCAGCTGAGACGTGGGTGGATATTTACACGGCTGAAAGCAATGTAGTTTCATCGATTGTTAATTTTGTTTCAG gCTCTCGTAAATCTGATCCACTCGCTGCACACTTCATGTCCGAATCAGGCGTTATTGATGCCTTTATATTGCTTGGTCCAACACCTCTTGACGCATTTAAACAGTATACATCGCTTACCGGTACCGCTCCACTGCCTCAAATGTTTGCACTCGGCTATCATCAATGTCGTTGGAATTATAATGATGAACGTGATGTTGAAGAAGTTTCAGCCAAATTTGACGAATATGATATTCCCATGGATACAATGTGGTTGGATATTGAATATACAGATGGCAAGAAATATTTCACATGGGATCAATTTAAATTTCCAAATCCACTTGGTATGATTAAGAATTTGACCGATTTGGGTCGTCATTTAGTCATTATTATTGATCCACATATTAAGCGTGACAGTAGCTATTTCTTTCACAACGATTGTACCGAGCAGGGTTTATATGTTAAGCATAGCGATGGCAGAGATTATGAAG gttGGTGCTGGCCTGGCTCTGCTAGCTACCCCGACTTCTTCAATCCTGCTGCGCGTGAGTACTACGCAAATCAATATGCACTATGGAATTTCAAAACTGTCACTGCCGATGTAATGTTTTGGAATGACATGAATGAACCATCAGTTTTTAATGGCCCCGAAGTGACAATGTTAAAGGATTTGGTACATTATGGCAACTGGGAACATCGTGATGTACATAACTTATACGGTCATATGCAATTGATGGGTACCTTCGATGGCGTACTCCAACGTGATTTCAATCAGCGTCCATTTATTTTAACACGTGCACACTTTGCTGGCTCGCAGCGATATGCACTTATTTGGACTGGAGATAATATGGCCGACTGGGGTCACTTGCAACATTCCATTAAAATGTGTTTATCTGAAGCAGTTGCTGGCTTCTCATTTTGTGGTGCTGATATTGGTGGTTTCTTTGGTAATCCTGATGCTGAGTTATTTGAACGTTGGTACCAAACTGGTGCTTTCTTACCCTTCTATCGTGGTCATGCACATATCGATACAAAACGCCGTGAACCATGGTTATACCCTGAAAAGACACGTTTGGTGGTACGTGATGCATTACGCAAACGTTACTCATATCTACCGTTATGGTATACGATGTTCTATGAACATCGATTGACTGGTGAACCGATTATGCGTCCATTGCTGGCACATTATCCTAAAGATAAGGAGACATTCACAATTGATGATGAATTCCTGCTACAGAATCGTTTGTTGGTGCGTCCAGTAATTCATCAGGGTGCCACGAAAGTCAATGTTTATTTCCCAGCTATTGATGATAAGAAGAATGGTGATTTATGGTATGATGTCGATACATTTAAGAAGTATGCAAATGTTGGTTATGAGAGTATTGCTGTGGATAGTTATAAG ATTCCAGTTTTTCAACGCGGTGGCACAATTATACCCAAAAAGGAACGTATACGCCGCGCTGCAACGCTCATGAAAAAGGATCCATACACCTTGGTTGTATGCCTCAATCGCACGGGCAAGGCAGATGGTACCCTATATGTAGACGATGAGAAAACACATAACTATCGTAATGGCGAATTTAATTACATACACTATAAATTTGAGAATAACTTATTAGATGTGGATTTTATTGGTAAACCTCAGTTTAAGACAGTAGCTTGGATTGAACGAGTTGTTATTGCTGGTTTGGAACGCGTACCCAAGTCTGCTACACTAATTGTCGATGGTATTTCCAAAGAGTTGGAAATACTGCCTTTTTCTGAAGCTGTTGCTGTTCGGAAACCTGGTATTACAGTGCAACAGGTCTTTAATATAAGacttaatttttaa
- the GCS2alpha gene encoding neutral alpha-glucosidase AB isoform X1 has protein sequence MRLAAFLLIFCIFKYANSVDHTNFKTCEQSSFCRRCRKVTPDQSKFALVPGSLNTYSDSVTADLIHKDNKHLFTLKLEALEQSDIFRLLIDEKTPLKPRYKVEHALKSAPKPGSIKVLEGDAELTIISGPNKAIIIADPFRIDFYQNDVLTVSANAKGLMNFEYLRPKPQQPAAEGAPENAENASANEVQNTNDEINDPGAWEENFKSHQDSKPYGPEAIALDFSFPQAEVLFGIPEHADTFALKSTSGTDPYRLYNVDVFEYILDSKMALYGSVPVLYGHGAQRTAGVFWHNAAETWVDIYTAESNVVSSIVNFVSGSRKSDPLAAHFMSESGVIDAFILLGPTPLDAFKQYTSLTGTAPLPQMFALGYHQCRWNYNDERDVEEVSAKFDEYDIPMDTMWLDIEYTDGKKYFTWDQFKFPNPLGMIKNLTDLGRHLVIIIDPHIKRDSSYFFHNDCTEQGLYVKHSDGRDYEGWCWPGSASYPDFFNPAAREYYANQYALWNFKTVTADVMFWNDMNEPSVFNGPEVTMLKDLVHYGNWEHRDVHNLYGHMQLMGTFDGVLQRDFNQRPFILTRAHFAGSQRYALIWTGDNMADWGHLQHSIKMCLSEAVAGFSFCGADIGGFFGNPDAELFERWYQTGAFLPFYRGHAHIDTKRREPWLYPEKTRLVVRDALRKRYSYLPLWYTMFYEHRLTGEPIMRPLLAHYPKDKETFTIDDEFLLQNRLLVRPVIHQGATKVNVYFPAIDDKKNGDLWYDVDTFKKYANVGYESIAVDSYKIPVFQRGGTIIPKKERIRRAATLMKKDPYTLVVCLNRTGKADGTLYVDDEKTHNYRNGEFNYIHYKFENNLLDVDFIGKPQFKTVAWIERVVIAGLERVPKSATLIVDGISKELEILPFSEAVAVRKPGITVQQVFNIRLNF, from the exons ACGCTGCCGCAAAGTGACACCAGATCAGTCTAAATTTGCTTTGGTACCGGGTTCACTCAATACATATTCCGATTCTGTAACGGCTGATCTAATACATAAGgataataaacatttatttacattaaaATTAGAAGCTTTGGAG CAGAGCGACATATTTCGCTTGCTGATCGATGAAAAAACACCACTGAAGCCACGATATAAAGTGGAACATGCGCTGAAATCTGCACCTAAACCGGGAAG CATTAAAGTACTCGAAGGTGATGCCGAATTAACCATTATCTCTGGCCCTAACAAAGCTATAATTATCGCTGATCCATTCCGTATTGATTTTTATCAAAATGATGTACTTACCGTGTCTGCAAATGCTAAGGGCCTTATGAACTTTGAATATTTGCGTCCAAAGCCTCAACAACCAGCAGCTGAAGGTGCGCCAGagaatgcagaaaatgcatcaGCTAATGAAGTACAAAATACTAATGATGAAATCAATGATCCCGGCGCTTGGGAAGAGAATTTCAAATCGCATCAAGACTCAAAACCATATGGACCTGAAGCAATTGCGCTCGATTTCTCATTCCCACAAGCTGAAGTACTTTTTGGCATACCCGAACATGCAGACACATTCGCGTTAAAATCCACTTCAGGCACTGATCCTTATCGCTTGTATAATGTCGATGTTTTTGAATATATACTCGATAGTAAGATGGCATTATATGGTTCCGTGCCAGTGCTATACGGTCATGG CGCCCAACGCACTGCTGGCGTTTTCTGGCATAATGCAGCTGAGACGTGGGTGGATATTTACACGGCTGAAAGCAATGTAGTTTCATCGATTGTTAATTTTGTTTCAG gCTCTCGTAAATCTGATCCACTCGCTGCACACTTCATGTCCGAATCAGGCGTTATTGATGCCTTTATATTGCTTGGTCCAACACCTCTTGACGCATTTAAACAGTATACATCGCTTACCGGTACCGCTCCACTGCCTCAAATGTTTGCACTCGGCTATCATCAATGTCGTTGGAATTATAATGATGAACGTGATGTTGAAGAAGTTTCAGCCAAATTTGACGAATATGATATTCCCATGGATACAATGTGGTTGGATATTGAATATACAGATGGCAAGAAATATTTCACATGGGATCAATTTAAATTTCCAAATCCACTTGGTATGATTAAGAATTTGACCGATTTGGGTCGTCATTTAGTCATTATTATTGATCCACATATTAAGCGTGACAGTAGCTATTTCTTTCACAACGATTGTACCGAGCAGGGTTTATATGTTAAGCATAGCGATGGCAGAGATTATGAAG gttGGTGCTGGCCTGGCTCTGCTAGCTACCCCGACTTCTTCAATCCTGCTGCGCGTGAGTACTACGCAAATCAATATGCACTATGGAATTTCAAAACTGTCACTGCCGATGTAATGTTTTGGAATGACATGAATGAACCATCAGTTTTTAATGGCCCCGAAGTGACAATGTTAAAGGATTTGGTACATTATGGCAACTGGGAACATCGTGATGTACATAACTTATACGGTCATATGCAATTGATGGGTACCTTCGATGGCGTACTCCAACGTGATTTCAATCAGCGTCCATTTATTTTAACACGTGCACACTTTGCTGGCTCGCAGCGATATGCACTTATTTGGACTGGAGATAATATGGCCGACTGGGGTCACTTGCAACATTCCATTAAAATGTGTTTATCTGAAGCAGTTGCTGGCTTCTCATTTTGTGGTGCTGATATTGGTGGTTTCTTTGGTAATCCTGATGCTGAGTTATTTGAACGTTGGTACCAAACTGGTGCTTTCTTACCCTTCTATCGTGGTCATGCACATATCGATACAAAACGCCGTGAACCATGGTTATACCCTGAAAAGACACGTTTGGTGGTACGTGATGCATTACGCAAACGTTACTCATATCTACCGTTATGGTATACGATGTTCTATGAACATCGATTGACTGGTGAACCGATTATGCGTCCATTGCTGGCACATTATCCTAAAGATAAGGAGACATTCACAATTGATGATGAATTCCTGCTACAGAATCGTTTGTTGGTGCGTCCAGTAATTCATCAGGGTGCCACGAAAGTCAATGTTTATTTCCCAGCTATTGATGATAAGAAGAATGGTGATTTATGGTATGATGTCGATACATTTAAGAAGTATGCAAATGTTGGTTATGAGAGTATTGCTGTGGATAGTTATAAG ATTCCAGTTTTTCAACGCGGTGGCACAATTATACCCAAAAAGGAACGTATACGCCGCGCTGCAACGCTCATGAAAAAGGATCCATACACCTTGGTTGTATGCCTCAATCGCACGGGCAAGGCAGATGGTACCCTATATGTAGACGATGAGAAAACACATAACTATCGTAATGGCGAATTTAATTACATACACTATAAATTTGAGAATAACTTATTAGATGTGGATTTTATTGGTAAACCTCAGTTTAAGACAGTAGCTTGGATTGAACGAGTTGTTATTGCTGGTTTGGAACGCGTACCCAAGTCTGCTACACTAATTGTCGATGGTATTTCCAAAGAGTTGGAAATACTGCCTTTTTCTGAAGCTGTTGCTGTTCGGAAACCTGGTATTACAGTGCAACAGGTCTTTAATATAAGacttaatttttaa